A single window of Nicotiana tomentosiformis chromosome 1, ASM39032v3, whole genome shotgun sequence DNA harbors:
- the LOC138893282 gene encoding 2-oxoglutarate-dependent dioxygenase 21, chloroplastic-like — protein sequence MKDALEAATEFFDLPNEKKMHFLSSNVHDPVRYNTSLNDIKDKVSFWRDFLKHYANPISNWIDLWPSNPTGYKEKMGNYTMAVQQLQEELMGVIFESLGLNPSYLHEDIAEGSQVMAVNCYPACPEPDLTLGLPPHTDYALLSIILQNHQGLQIMDHDGKWHSVPVIEGALIVQLGDHMEVLSNGRYKGVLHRATVNSEEKRLSIASLLRGD from the exons ATGAAAGATGCCTTAGAAGCTGCGACTGAGTTCTTCGATTTAccaaatgaaaagaaaatgcaTTTCTTGTCTTCAAATGTTCATGATCCCGTAAGGTATAATACCAGCCTAAATGATATCAAAGACAAAGTATCCTTTTGGAGAGACTTCCTCAAGCACTATGCTAATCCAATCTCAAATTGGATTGATTTGTGGCCATCGAATCCCACAGGTTACAA GGAGAAAATGGGAAATTATACTATGGCAGTACAACAGTTGCAAGAAGAACTCATGGGAGTGATATTTGAGAGCTTAGGACTAAACCCTAGTTACTTACATGAAGACATTGCAGAAGGCTCCCAGGTCATGGCCGTTAACTGCTATCCAGCATGTCCTGAGCCAGATCTTACACTAGGCTTGCCACCACACACAGATTATGCTTTGCTATCAATCATTCTTCAAAATCATCAGGGCTTACAAATCATGGATCATGACGGAAAGTGGCATTCAGTTCCAGTCATAGAAGGAGCCCTCATTGTTCAGCTGGGAGATCACATGGAAGTATTAAGCAATGGTCGATACAAAGGTGTTCTCCACCGAGCAACAGTTAACTCAGAGGAAAAGCGCCTTTCCATTGCCAGCCTTCTCAGAGGAGATTAA
- the LOC117281349 gene encoding probable 2-oxoglutarate-dependent dioxygenase SLC1, which produces MEKSSASPNDSFTSAMTLTEEGLTNVPKRYILPASLRPDGTLSNTCLPIVDLSFLRHPLHRPRIIEKVHLACKELGFFQVVNHGIPLSVMKDALEAATEFFDLPNEKKMHFLSSNVHDPVRYNTSLNDIKDKVSFWRDFLKHYANPISNWIDLWPSNPTGYKEKMGNYTMAVQQLQEELMGVIFESLGLNPSYLHEDIAEGSQVMAVNCYPACPEPDLTLGLPPHTDYALLSIILQNHQGLQIMDHDGKWHSVPVIEGALIVQLGDHMEVLSNGRYKGVLHRATVNSEEKRLSIASLLRGD; this is translated from the exons atGGAAAAGAGCTCAGCTTCACCAAATGATTCATTTACTAGTGCCATGACACTTACCGAAGAGGGTCTAACCAATGTTCCCAAACGTTACATTCTTCCGGCATCCTTACGCCCCGATGGAACCCTGTCTAACACATGCCTGCCAATTGTAGATCTATCCTTTCTGCGACACCCTCTTCATCGGCCTCGGATAATCGAGAAAGTACACCTGGCTTGCAAGGAGCTAGGTTTCTTCCAG GTAGTCAACCATGGAATCCCATTGTCAGTCATGAAAGATGCCTTAGAAGCTGCGACTGAGTTCTTCGATTTAccaaatgaaaagaaaatgcaTTTCTTGTCTTCAAATGTTCATGATCCCGTAAGGTATAATACCAGCCTAAATGATATCAAAGACAAAGTATCCTTTTGGAGAGACTTCCTCAAGCACTATGCTAATCCAATCTCAAATTGGATTGATTTGTGGCCATCGAATCCCACAGGTTACAA GGAGAAAATGGGAAATTATACTATGGCAGTACAACAGTTGCAAGAAGAACTCATGGGAGTGATATTTGAGAGCTTAGGACTAAACCCTAGTTACTTACATGAAGACATTGCAGAAGGCTCCCAGGTCATGGCCGTTAACTGCTATCCAGCATGTCCTGAGCCAGATCTTACACTAGGCTTGCCACCACACACAGATTATGCTTTGCTATCAATCATTCTTCAAAATCATCAGGGCTTACAAATCATGGATCATGACGGAAAGTGGCATTCAGTTCCAGTCATAGAAGGAGCCCTCATTGTTCAGCTGGGAGATCACATGGAAGTATTAAGCAATGGTCGATACAAAGGTGTTCTCCACCGAGCAACAGTTAACTCAGAGGAAAAGCGCCTTTCCATTGCCAGCCTTCTCAGAGGAGATTAA
- the LOC117275847 gene encoding flavanone 3-dioxygenase 3-like, which produces MEKSSASPNDSFTSAMTLTEEGLTNVPKRYILPASLRPDGTLSNTCLPIVDLSFLRHPLHRPRIIEKVHLACKELGFFQVVNHGIPLSVMKDALEAATEFFDLPNEKKMHFLSSNVHDPVRYNTSLNDIKDKVSFWRDFLKHYANPISNWIDLWPSNPTGYKEKMGNYTMAVQQLQEELMGVIFESLGLNPSYLHEDIAEGSQVMAVNCYPACPEPDLTLGLPPHTDYALLSIILQNHQGLQIMDHDGKWHSVPVIEGALIVQLGDHMEVLSNGRYKGVLHRATVNSEEKRLSIASLLSLALGKKVRPAPALVDEQHILSYKEGGFSDFLDFISGEDIVEAKYIDKLKINP; this is translated from the exons atGGAAAAGAGCTCAGCTTCACCAAATGATTCATTTACTAGTGCCATGACACTTACCGAAGAGGGTCTAACCAATGTTCCCAAACGTTACATTCTTCCGGCATCCTTACGCCCCGATGGAACCCTGTCTAACACATGCCTGCCAATTGTAGATCTATCCTTTCTGCGACACCCTCTTCATCGGCCTCGGATAATCGAGAAAGTACACCTGGCTTGCAAGGAGCTAGGTTTCTTCCAG GTAGTCAACCATGGAATCCCATTGTCAGTCATGAAAGATGCCTTAGAAGCTGCGACTGAGTTCTTCGATTTAccaaatgaaaagaaaatgcaTTTCTTGTCTTCAAATGTTCATGATCCCGTAAGGTATAATACCAGCCTAAATGATATCAAAGACAAAGTATCCTTTTGGAGAGACTTCCTCAAGCACTATGCTAATCCAATCTCAAATTGGATTGATTTGTGGCCATCGAATCCCACAGGTTACAA GGAGAAAATGGGAAATTATACTATGGCAGTACAACAGTTGCAAGAAGAACTCATGGGAGTGATATTTGAGAGCTTAGGACTAAACCCTAGTTACTTACATGAAGACATTGCAGAAGGCTCCCAGGTCATGGCCGTTAACTGCTATCCAGCATGTCCTGAGCCAGATCTTACACTAGGCTTGCCACCACACACAGATTATGCTTTGCTATCAATCATTCTTCAAAATCATCAGGGCTTACAAATCATGGATCATGACGGAAAGTGGCATTCAGTTCCAGTCATAGAAGGAGCCCTCATTGTTCAGCTGGGAGATCACATGGAAGTATTAAGCAATGGTCGATACAAAGGTGTTCTCCACCGAGCAACAGTTAACTCAGAGGAAAAGCGCCTTTCCATTGCCAGCCTTCTCAGTCTAGCTCTAGGTAAAAAAGTTAGACCTGCACCAGCACTTGTCGATGAACAACATATCTTGTCCTACAAAGAAGGAGGCTTCAGTGATTTCCTTGACTTCATTTCTGGAGAAGATATTGTGGAAGCAAAGTACAtagacaaattaaaaataaatccaTGA